One Planctomycetaceae bacterium genomic window, TGCACGCGACAATTTTGGTGGCGGAATCACATGCGTCCCGGATCGCGACTTCGGTCGCACGGCCTTCCACCAGCCTCACTTCAACACCCCGCGAACGCAGGTTCAGCCACGGGTACAGATTGCTGGGAAACTCGGCTTTCGGCACGACCACGTTGTCGCCCGCCTGCCACGGGAAACCCTCTGCCACAACCGCGATTCCGGCGGCGGTATTCGGCACGAATGCAACTTCGTCCGGCGACGATCCCATCAACTGCGCGGCAAGCTCCCGCGTCTGCCGAATGAGGGTCTGCCAGTGCTTCCAGTGCAGCACGCCGTTCAGCATCGCGTCTCCGGCCCAGAACCGAATTGCGTCCGCCGTGGGAACAGGAATCGGAGACAGCGCCGCGTTGTCCAGATAGGCATATTTCAAGGTCGCCGGCAACAGAGTCCGAAGCTCGCCGATCGACTGCAGCGGCGTCACCTCAGGAAAAGAGAATCGTTCGGCGTTCGATGTCGACATGTGGCTCGCTTCCGTCCCATTCATTGATCACGATGCCAACGGCGAAGCACTCGCGCGTTCCCGCGACCACCATTCCGCGGGCTCCAGGCCGTCAGTCAGACTTTCCGCCGGATCGCACAAGCGCCAAAGCCGCCAGCGCCGCGGCCGTGATCAGAGACAACCACAACCCGGTTTGAAAACCAGCCGGACGGTATTCCCACACCACGTGATGCTTTCCGGACGGAACGCTGACGGACCGAAACACAGCGTCTTCTGCCGTCTGCCCTTCTCCGTCAACCGACACCTGCCAGCCGGAAAACATCAGGTCCCGCAGCACGACAGTCGCGTCTTCCGACAGTGCCACGTCGAACTCCACTCGCCGAGGGCCGCTGGCGACGACATCCCATTTCATCAGCGAAGTCGCCGGTTGTGCCGTCACCCGCGACGGCGGCTCCACGAAACGATACAGCCACACAGGCTTCATCCCCCGGCCCCAAAGCGAATTCAACAAAGCGTCCGGGCCACTTTCCACAATTTCAATCTCCGAAGAGGGGACGGAAATCTCGTCTTCCAGCAGCAAGTGCGTCACGCCCAGGTTTCGCAGCCGAACACTTTGCTCCGGCGACGGAAACACATCATTCGGCGATTCCGGCACCGCACGCAGTTCGAATTGCTCACTGAAATAAAACGATGGCCCGAGCCCCAGATACGTCGGTACGCAACTGACACCATAAAGATTGCCGACGTTCGGTCCGGGAGCCAGCAGTCGCAGAGTTTCCGAATTTCGTGAAGTGAAGAAGTTCCGCAACCAGCTTTCCGACAGCCTGGAGATCGGAGCCGTCTCCACCACGACCGCGTCCGCCACATACTTCGACGATGCCAGCAAGTCCGGCAGAGTAATCGCAGCGACCAGCAGCGTGATCACGGCTCGACCAAATCCGCGCCGGCGGCGAACCAGGTGTTCCAGTACCAGGCCGCTGACGATTCCCCCGCCCAGCGCCGCCACAATCGTATACCGGGCTGGTCCCATAAAAAACGTGAACCCTGGAAGATGACGCGTCACCGGAAGCAGCCATCCTGTGGCGTAGATAATTCCCAATAGAGACAGAACCACCCACGTCCGAAATTCTCTCGTTGGCAACCGGTGCCGTATGTGCGGGAGCATCGAAACGACAACCAGTCCCAGCGGAAGCAGTCCCCAATACAAGTGAGCTTCAACGGGATTAGTGTCAGCATCGATGGCCATGGGATCGCGCAGCATCCGGCGGTCAAGCAGAATCTCCGGTGTATGCCAATAAGTCCACGATGCCAATAGCTGTGTGATATACAGCGGCGGCATGTGTCCATAGGCAGGATTGAATGCCTGATGAGCGCCTTCCCTCTGACTGGTCTGCTTCAGATCCAGAGTCGGCAGCAACTGCACCGCGGCCAGCAGCAAACTGACGCTGATCGCAGCCGGAACCGGAATGGCGCGACGGAAGAGAGACTTTCGCAGGGACGACGCATCGGCAGAACCGGTTCCCTGCTGCGACTCGTGATGTCCGGCAGAAGTCTCGCCTTTCCGAACACGCGGCTGCATTGCGACCCACAATGTCGCATACAGAATCAACGTTAATTGGTTGATGAACGCCAGAGTAAAATGCCCGGCCAGCAGATGGATCGACAGGCACGCCACCAGGGCCACAAACAATCGCCGCGAAGGAGCCTTCAGCAGTGAATCCGTCAGCCACAGTGTCAGCGGCAGCCAGACACCGCCGATGATACTCCATTCCAGTGACACGCGGGCCGGGAACCAGCCATAGACATAGACCAATGCCGCCAGCATCGCCGGCCACAACGAGAGCCGCTGCGCGCGCGCGAACCGCCAGGCAAATACAAACGCCAGCCAATAGTGAAGAACCAGGCTGGCGCTATAGGCCGTGTTGATGTCCAGCACGCGATACAGAAATTGGTTCGAAGGATACAGGACACCAGCCTGGCTTTCGGCCAGCAGCGGGTAGCCCAGGCCCGTCCGGTCGTGCCATAACGGAAGATGGCCGCGCCGGTATTCCTCCGCCATCAGTTGCTTCTGCGGCATAAAGTACGGATACGTGTCACCTCCGACCAGCCCGCCGCCGGTGACAAGTCCCCTCCACACGCCCAAAGACAGACCCAGACCGACACACAACACAAGCAGCCATTCGGCACGCGATACAGCCGTTCGGTCACCGAACGCTGACTGAATGCTGGGAACAGTCATGAGCCGGACTCTAATGAACGCGGGAACATGTCACTTCGTCCTCCTGTGCCGCCAGCCTTCACCAGGTCATTCGCAGGCGGCGGGGCTGTCGGCCCGGCTGCGCCCGCACCGAACCGGGGCAAGCGCGCTGCGGACAGTGCGTCGTCGTTCGTTCGTCTGGCATCAGTTCGCCCCGATCCGCCTACGTCACATCGGCGTCGAATACGCGAACTTTTGCCCACCCGGGCTTGTTTTCTTCGATGAATTTCAGGTGATCCTCCGCGACCTGATACGCATCGTGATTCGCTCGCGTGTCGAACACGACATTCAGCGCGACATGAAATTCGCGGTCATTGACCGGCCGAACCAGATCCGGAGTCAGCGTGCCGGCGGCAAAAAATACAACTCCCGGATGATTCTTCAGATACTTGTGACACGACTCCACCAGCTTCACCGCAGCGTCGGCCGAAGGATCGTTCAAAGTGAAATACACCATATGAGACAGCATCAGAACCTCTTCTACAGAAACCCAGACAACCAAAACTCCGCCACGCGGTGCCGAAGTATGACGCGAGCCCTGCCAGGTCTCAAACCACCGCCCGGTGAAGTTGGGATTGCCGTGTTTCGCGAATCCACGTCGCTTGAGCATTCGGTACGTGGCACTGGCCGAATCGGAGACGGTAAAGTCCGTGTCCCGTTCCGCAGGTTCTGTCGGTCGACTGTCCGGTGACTTGAGCAGCCTGTCGGGAACTGGTGAACGGTGACCTGAGGGCTCGTCCGGCTGATTGGCCGCATGGCGAAGTTGGACCGAGCTGCCATGGAGAATCACGTGGGGCTGCGTATGCCGCGATTGGTGGCGGCCTTCACTGAACGACAGAAGTGATTGTTCGGCAATGCACGCAGTGGCGTATACGGTGTGGCTGGCGGTTATCTGGACAGCGTATGTCGCGTGGGGATATCCGCATCTTGCGGGGATGTCGGCCGGTTTCAGTGTCGCGATTGGTGAGAGTTGCCGGTTCCTGATTTTCACAGCTCCGTTGTTCGTCATCTTCCAATCGCGGAGTCCGTGGCGGGCGCTGGGTGTGAGAATTCCGCCGGGTCGGTGGTTGATAGGTGGTCTTCTCGTCGCTGCCACGTGGGCTGCGGTGTCATTGTTCCTTGCCAGTCGAATCCAGCACAGGACGTTCAACGGCGTTCCGGAGATTGCCTTTTGGTTCACGGGGTTTTCCACAGCGACCGTGATCGAGGAAGTCTCCTTTCGCGGGTATTTCACGCAGCAACTGTCGCGGTACGGCAGCAGGTTTGCGATCGTTGCATCGTCCGTCTTGTTCGTTTTGATTCATTTTCCGGGTTGGTACCTGCTGAATCTGCTGCCTGGTTATCGAGCTTACCTGTCTCACTCACTGTCCATTCTGCTGCTCGGCGTCGCACTCGGCTGGCTGTTCCTGAAGTGTGGTTCGATCTGGCCCGGAGTGATCCTGCATGCCGTCAACAATCTGGCTGCGGCATTGACGTCGGCTGGCGGCGGCTGACGATTGTATGTCCCTGAAACGAAGGCAGTGCGCACCGGCAAAGCAGCCGAGTCGCGCCTTCGCAGGCGTGTCGCGATTCATCCATCGATGCCACACGATTGCCGCCGACGATCACGTGACGACCGTGCGGTGTCACAGGCATCAGCGCGACGCGAACGCTGACGATACCGCTTCATGCATGAGACGGCGTTCCGTCGACTTCGCCGCCGACGTCAGGCTCCTTGACGTCCGGAAACCGTTTTCACGAAACGGTGGCATTATGAACCGAGGGCAGTTGCGATTCCTGCTGGACACCAGCGGGCTTCCGTCTAGAAACGACACAATAGATTTGGCGACATTGTGGATCGACGCGGATTTGTGGTCTGGGTTTGGAATGAGAATCGGGATCGTGGGAAGTGGCATTTCCGGCCTGGTTGCGGCTTATCACCTGAGTCGACAGCATGCGGTAACGGTGTTCGAAGCGAATGCATGGGTCGGCGGTCACACAAATACGGTTGACGTGAACTACGCCGGCGAACATCACAGCATCGACACCGGATTCATTGTCTTTAACGACCGCACGTATCCGAATTTCATTCACCTGCTTCAGGAACTGCAGGTCGCGTCAGTTCCGACGTCGATGGGCTTCTGCGTCAGTTCAGAGCCCGATGACCTGGAATACAGCGGCAGCGGTCTCGCGGGGCTGTTCGCTCAGCGACGAAACCTGCTGCGACCCGGTCACTACCGAATGATTGGCGACATTCTGCGGTTCAACGGGAAGGCCCCGGCACTGGCATCGGAGCTGGACGATTCCGTCACAGTTGCCGAATTTCTGCGCCGCCACGGGTACTCGACCGAGTTTGCTCAGCGGTATCTGCTGCCGATGGGGGCAGCGATCTGGTCGTGCCCTGTGACGACCTTCGAGTCATTCCCGGTCCGCTTCATTGTCGACTTTTACCAGAACCACGGTCTGCTCAGTCTCCGCGACCGGCCGACATGGCGAGTCATCTCGGGAGGCTCTCAGCGCTACGTGGAGGCACTGACGAAACCCTTTCGTGACTGCATCCGCCTGAATTCTGCCGTGCAGCGAGTTCGGCGGCGGCCTGATGGGGTTGACATCATCACAGAGCAGGATACGACGACAGTCGACGAAGTCGTCATGGCCTGCCACAGCGACCAGACGCTGCGACTGCTTGGCAAAGATGCCACGCCCGTGGAAAATGCGGTGCTGGAGTCATTCCCGTACCAACCGAATACTGCGGTATTGCATACGGATGAATCCGTTCTGCCGAAGCGGCGACAAGTCTGGTCGAGCTGGAACTACCACATCTCCGGAAACAGCGACTCCCATTTGGCGACGCTGACATACAACATGAACATCCTGCAGCATCTGAAGTCAAAGCACACGTTCTGCGTGACGCTCAATGAATCCAATCGTATCGATCCGAAAAAGGTCCTGGGGACATACCACTACAGCCACCCGGTCTTTACGGTGAAACGCAGGTCCGCCCAGCATCGACATCCGGAACTGGTTCGAAACAACCGCGTTTCCTGCTGCGGCGCGTACTGGGGCAACGGGTTTCATGAAGACGGCGTCAACAGCGCGCTTGCCGTCGTCGGTGCCTTTCAGGATTCAAGCGGTGCATAGCTGCATTTATGAAGGACGGGTGCGGCACCGGCGGTTCGGAAATCCCGCTCACACGTTCACCGCCAGCCTGTTCTTGATGTACCTTGATCTGGACGAACTGCCCCGGATTCTCGACGATTTCTGGCTGTGGTCGGCTTCAAAACCTGCGCTGGCCCGGTTTCGCAGGAACGACCACTTCGGCGACCCGGACCGGCCGCTGGATGAATGCGTTCAGGATCTTGTTCACGAGCGGCTGGGGTTCCGCCCGTCGGGACGAATCTGCCTGCTGACTCAGCTGCGGTGGCTGGGCTACGTGATGAATCCGGTGAGCTTCTTCTACTGCTGGAACACGACCGGAACGCAGGTCGACGCGGTGGTGGCTGAAGTCACGAACACACCCTGGAACGAACGGCACTGCTACGTGATCGATGGCAGGCCGTTTACAGCAGACGGTCGACAGACTCCCGGTAGTCGGCCCTCTGTTATCCGGCATCGTCATGACAAGCAGTTTCACGTCTCGCCGTTTCTGCCGATGAACCTGAATTACCAATGGCGCATCCGCACGCCGGGCAGGACACTGGCAGTCCACCTCGAGGATCTCGACGTCAGCGGGAAGCGAATCTTCGACGCGTCGCTGCTGCTGGCACGTCGCGAAATCTCGTCTGCCGGGCTCGCGCGATTGGTGCTGCGCTATCCGGCAATTTCCATGCAGACGACCCTGCGAATCTACTGGCAGGCCGCAAGACTGTGGTGGAAGCGAGCTGCGTTCCACCCGCATCCGCGGAATGCAAAGATCGAACACCGCGGCTCAGAGACCGAAACGCTCGGGGCCAGGCAGTCGTCGCTCCCCATGAAATGAAGCCGCTTGCTGTTGAAGCCCGCGGGAGCAGAGTTTTCGCGCGCTGTACTTTCGGTCGGTCGTCTCGCCAATCCGCTTTCCGACTGGCCGCGCCGGCGTGACCGAAATCGAAGTAGCTGCCTTGAAGCCACGGCTGGCCGGAAAACCGGAATTTCGGTCGAAACCTGGAGCCGACCGTCTATGACTACGCAGAAACGGTCCGGCGGCAACACGAGACAGATCCGATCATTGACCGCCGGTATGGCTTAATGGCAGAGAGTTTACCAGAGAGACATGAGCGCGATTCTGATTTCCCGCGACGATCCTGGCGACCCCGCCGACCATGTCCGCCCGGCCGCAGCGATGCAGCCGGCATGCGGCCAGCCTCGCCGGTGGCTGTCGCAGGTTTGCCAGCGAAGGCTGCTGGAGCGGCTTTCCTGCATCAACGATGGTCGCCTCTATCTGGACGACGGCTGTCATCGGACCGTCGT contains:
- a CDS encoding DUF1365 domain-containing protein; amino-acid sequence: MHSCIYEGRVRHRRFGNPAHTFTASLFLMYLDLDELPRILDDFWLWSASKPALARFRRNDHFGDPDRPLDECVQDLVHERLGFRPSGRICLLTQLRWLGYVMNPVSFFYCWNTTGTQVDAVVAEVTNTPWNERHCYVIDGRPFTADGRQTPGSRPSVIRHRHDKQFHVSPFLPMNLNYQWRIRTPGRTLAVHLEDLDVSGKRIFDASLLLARREISSAGLARLVLRYPAISMQTTLRIYWQAARLWWKRAAFHPHPRNAKIEHRGSETETLGARQSSLPMK
- a CDS encoding type II CAAX endopeptidase family protein, giving the protein MHAVAYTVWLAVIWTAYVAWGYPHLAGMSAGFSVAIGESCRFLIFTAPLFVIFQSRSPWRALGVRIPPGRWLIGGLLVAATWAAVSLFLASRIQHRTFNGVPEIAFWFTGFSTATVIEEVSFRGYFTQQLSRYGSRFAIVASSVLFVLIHFPGWYLLNLLPGYRAYLSHSLSILLLGVALGWLFLKCGSIWPGVILHAVNNLAAALTSAGGG
- a CDS encoding Dabb family protein → MLSHMVYFTLNDPSADAAVKLVESCHKYLKNHPGVVFFAAGTLTPDLVRPVNDREFHVALNVVFDTRANHDAYQVAEDHLKFIEENKPGWAKVRVFDADVT
- a CDS encoding FAD-dependent oxidoreductase, with the translated sequence MRIGIVGSGISGLVAAYHLSRQHAVTVFEANAWVGGHTNTVDVNYAGEHHSIDTGFIVFNDRTYPNFIHLLQELQVASVPTSMGFCVSSEPDDLEYSGSGLAGLFAQRRNLLRPGHYRMIGDILRFNGKAPALASELDDSVTVAEFLRRHGYSTEFAQRYLLPMGAAIWSCPVTTFESFPVRFIVDFYQNHGLLSLRDRPTWRVISGGSQRYVEALTKPFRDCIRLNSAVQRVRRRPDGVDIITEQDTTTVDEVVMACHSDQTLRLLGKDATPVENAVLESFPYQPNTAVLHTDESVLPKRRQVWSSWNYHISGNSDSHLATLTYNMNILQHLKSKHTFCVTLNESNRIDPKKVLGTYHYSHPVFTVKRRSAQHRHPELVRNNRVSCCGAYWGNGFHEDGVNSALAVVGAFQDSSGA